One genomic window of Aethina tumida isolate Nest 87 chromosome 3, icAetTumi1.1, whole genome shotgun sequence includes the following:
- the LOC109593870 gene encoding translation initiation factor eIF-2B subunit alpha codes for MQREEVKNYFTKIIKEEEDVSIGVAAIRTLLEIINQSKCGTVKELDVILKDGINVMQSLNYPVAGITSGCELFLRFITLASLDSSFTEAKKVMLGRGKKFINKLGESRNKIVKLASEFILDGSSILTHSRSRVVLKTLKEAAKQKRQFQVFVTISAPDDCGKRMCKDLEAEGIPCTLILDSAIGYIMEQVDFIMVGAESVAESGGIVNKVGSYTMAVCAKAMKKPFYVLTESFKFTRLFPLNQSDLPAEYKYNAESINNNDLKKIHPLVDYTPPAYITLLFTDLGILTPSAVSDELIKLYL; via the exons ATGCAGAGGGAAG aagtcaaaaactatttcacaaaaattattaaagaggaAGAGGATGTTTCTATTGGAGTTGCAGCTATAAGAACCTTgctagaaataataaatcaatcgaAAT GTGGTACTGTAAAAGAATTAGATGTCATACTGAAAGATGGAATTAATGTAATGCAGAGCTTAAATTATCCTGTTGCTGGAATTACATCAGGATGTGAGCTGTTTTTGAGGTTTATTACTTTGGCTTCCTTGGATTCT TCATTTACTGAAGCTAAAAAAGTTATGCTGGGAAGAgggaagaaatttattaataaattaggtgaatctagaaataaaattgtgaaattggCATCTGAATTCATTTTGGATGGATCT tcAATTTTAACTCACTCAAGGTCCAGGgttgtattaaaaacattaaaagaagCAGCCAAACAGAAAAGACAATTTCAAGTATTTGTCACTATTTCAGCTCCAGATGATTGTGG AAAACGAATGTGTAAAGACCTTGAAGCTGAAGGAATACCATGTACTTTAATACTGGACTCCGCGATTGGATACATTATGGAGCAAGTGGACTTCATCATGGTTGGTGCTGAAAGTGTTGCAGAAAGTGGTGGAAtagtaaataaa GTTGGAAGTTACACTATGGCCGTTTGTGCAAAAGCAATGAAAAAACCGTTCTACGTGTTAACCGAAAGTTTTAAGTTTACTAGACTGTTTCCTTTGAATCAGTCAGATTTACCGGCCGAATATAAA tacAATGcagaaagtattaataataatgatttgaaGAAAATCCATCCTCTTGTAGATTATACTCCTCCTGCATATATCACCCTGCTGTTTACTGATCTGGGAATTTTGACGCCTTCAGCTGTTAGTgacgaattaataaaactttatttataa